The following proteins are encoded in a genomic region of Brachypodium distachyon strain Bd21 chromosome 1, Brachypodium_distachyon_v3.0, whole genome shotgun sequence:
- the LOC100834953 gene encoding uncharacterized protein LOC100834953 encodes MVEVTLRRFDLSDVDAMISWASDPEVAVCCSWEPYSSTEPVLAYLRDTVLPHPWYRAICLASAADDRPVGFVSLSLSPEERCRGELGYVLARAHWGKGVATAAVKRALGAVFGEVEGLARVEALVDVDNAASQRVAEKAGFTREGVLRKHYWLKGRARDLVMFSFVSGDPLPQ; translated from the coding sequence ATGGTCGAGGTGACCCTCCGGCGCTTCGACCTCTCAGACGTCGACGCCATGATTTCCTGGGCATCGGATCCGGAGGTGGCCGTCTGCTGCAGCTGGGAGCCCTACTCGTCCACGGAGCCCGTCCTCGCCTACCTCAGGGACACCGTGCTCCCTCACCCCTGGTACCGcgccatctgcctcgccagcgccgccgacgaccgccCCGTGGGCTTCGTCTCCCTTTCTCTGTCCCCAGAGGAGCGCTGCCGCGGGGAGCTCGGCTACGTGCTGGCCCGCGCGCACTGGGGAAAGGGCGTGGCCACGGCCGCCGTCAAACGCGCGCTGGGCGCGGTGTTCGGCGAGGTGGAGGGGCTTGCGCGCGTGGAGGCGCTCGTGGACGTGGACAACGCGGCGTCGCAGCGCGTGGCGGAGAAGGCCGGGTTCACGCGGGAGGGCGTGCTGCGCAAGCATTACTGGCTCAAGGGCCGTGCCAGGGACCTCGTCATGTTCAgcttcgtctccggcgaccccTTGCCGCAGTGA
- the LOC104581340 gene encoding ATP-dependent DNA helicase PIF6-like, producing the protein MVYHSFDRAKDDPHNYYPSEFLNSLTPNGLPPHVLKLKINCLVILLWNIDPVNGLCNGTRLVVRGFQKNPIDVEIVLGQHAGKRVFLPRIPLCPSDDEMFPFRFKRKQFPIRLSFAMTINKAQGQTIPNVGVYLPDPVFSHGQLYVALSRATARRNINILAISNCDRDVRSKSRKSRGTKTRKILDTAGNGKKGNDLLSKSAKSQGTITRNIVYREVLTT; encoded by the coding sequence ATGGTATATCACAGCTTCGATCGGGCGAAGGATGATCCCCACAACTACTACCCCTCTGAATTTCTCAACTCACTCACTCCAAATGGGCTTCCTCCACATGTTCTAAAGCTGAAGATTAACTGCCTAGTTATACTTCTGTGGAACATCGACCCTGTTAATGGACTATGCAACGGAACAAGGTTGGTTGTTCGGGGGTTTCAAAAAAATCCTATCGATGTTGAGATTGTGCTAGGACAACATGCTGGAAAGAGGGTATTCCTCCCTCGTATTCCCTTGTGCCCCTCCGATGATGAGATGTTCCCTTTTCGGTTTAAGAGGAAGCAATTTCCAATAAGGCTAAGTTTTGCTATGACAATCAACAAGGCACAAGGGCAGACCATTCCTAATGTTGGTGTTTACCTGCCTGATCCTGTTTTCTCCCACGGCCAGTTATACGTCGCGCTGTCTAGAGCCACCGCTAGaagaaatataaatatattagCCATCTCTAATTGTGACAGGGATGTCCGATCCAAATCTAGAAAGTCTAGAGGAACAAAAACTCGAAAGATCCTAGACACCGCTGGAAATGGCAAAAAGGGCAACGATTTGCTGTCCAAGTCAGCCAAGTCTCAAGGGACAATTACGCGAAACATAGTGTACAGGGAAGTCCTCACAACATAG
- the LOC104581954 gene encoding ATP-dependent DNA helicase PIF1-like encodes MSEDYRQIHTCPHIVEQKVLLDIRNMLQSMGKDITLFPLPNIDESHDTIDGEAREIIEESSIEVDIEHASLASSLNLEQKSTYDEILSAIDSGNGGVFFVDGPGGTGKTFLYKALLAKVRSEGKMAVAIATSGVAASIMPGGRTAHSRFKIPLNIDEGATCSFTKQSGTAKLLRMASLIIWDKASMTKRQAVEALDNSMRDIMGRHDLPFGGKTVVFGGDFRQVLPVVRKGTRPQITDATLRMSYLWESMRQLKLIRNMRAQNDEWFADFLLRVRNGTEETGEDSNICLPQ; translated from the coding sequence ATGTCAGAGGACTATCGACAGATCCACACATGCCCACACATAGTGGAGCAGAAGGTGTTGCTAGACATCAGGAACATGCTGCAATCGATGGGAAAAGACATAACGTTGTTCCCTTTGCCCAACATTGATGAGTCGCATGACACTATCGATGGCGAGGCTAGAGAGATCATTGAGGAGTCCTCAATCGAGGTAGACATTGAGCACGCTTCTCTAGCATCCTCCCTTAACCTCGAGCAAAAATCTACCTACGATGAGATATTATCCGCCATCGATAGTGGCAATGGAGGTGTCTTCTTTGTAGATGGCCCGGGAGGCACTGGGAAGACTTTTTTATATAAAGCATTACTTGCGAAGGTTCGCAGCGAGGGCAAGATGGCTGTGGCAATTGCGACATCGGGAGTTGCAGCATCTATCATGCCTGGAGGCAGGACCGCACACTCAAGGTTTAAGATCCCGCTCAACATCGACGAAGGCGCAACATGTAGCTTTACGAAGCAGAGTGGGACGGCCAAGCTCCTTCGCATGGCATCTCTCATAATATGGGACAAGGCCTCTATGACAAAGCGCCAGGCAGTTGAGGCACTCGATAATAGCATGCGGGATATAATGGGCCGACATGACCTGCCATTTGGGGGGAAGACCGTTGTGTTTGGCGGGGACTTTAGGCAGGTCCTCCCAGTTGTCCGGAAGGGGACGAGGCCCCAGATTACCGATGCGACTTTGCGCATGTCATACCTATGGGAAAGCATGCGACAACTCAAGCTCATTCGTAACATGAGGGCACAGAACGATGAGTGGTTTGCAGATTTCTTGCTACGTGTCAGGAATGGCACCGAGGAGACAGGCGAGGATAGCAACATTTGCCTGCCTCAATAA
- the LOC100840161 gene encoding uncharacterized protein LOC100840161: protein MDVMALVQKYGKPNIFLAMTCNPNWEEIVCALEPGQTPQDRPNLIVRVFKAKLEDLKKQLFKKRILGKVIAYVYVIEFQKRGLPHAHFLLIMESGYKLTTPEQYDRLISTELPDKHKYPELYAMVIKHMMHGPCGVLNPKNVCMQDGCCKNRYPRPFNTTTVQGKDSYPLYQRRDDHRRAQVRGKILDNRWVVPYNPYLLRMYNCHINVEVCSSIKAVKYLYKYIYKGHDRTSASLDEPDSNGDIDEIKRYLDARWVTPPEALWRK from the coding sequence aTGGATGTCATGGCATTAGTCCAAAAGTACGGAAAGCCAAATATCTTCCTTGCAATGACCTGCAATCCCAATTGGGAAGAGATAGTTTGTGCACTAGAACCTGGCCAAACCCCACAAGACCGCCCTAATCTCATTGTTAGAGTATTCAAAGCTAAGTTGGAGGACCTAAAGAAGCAGCTATTCAAGAAGCGCATCCTCGGCAAGGTAATTGCGTATGTGTATGTAATTGAGTTCCAAAAGAGAGGCCTCCCACATGCTCACTTCCTGTTGATCATGGAGTCCGGATACAAGCTCACAACTCCAGAGCAATATGATCGCCTCATCTCAACTGAGCTTCCAGACAAGCATAAGTATCCAGAGCTATATGCGATGGTAATAAAGCATATGATGCACGGGCCTTGCGGGGTCTTAAACCCCAAGAACGTGTGCATGCAGGATGGATGTTGCAAGAATCGGTACCCACGTCCTTTTAACACGACTACCGTCCAAGGAAAGGACTCGTACCCCCTTTACCAGAGACGTGATGACCATCGTCGAGCACAAGTCCGAGGGAAAATTCTAGATAACAGGTGGGTTGTGCCATATAACCCTTACCTCCTGAGGATGTACAATTGTCATATCAATGTTGAGGTGTGCTCTAGCATAAAGGCCGTTAAGTACCTTTACAAGTACATATACAAGGGGCACGATCGAACTTCGGCCTCTCTTGATGAGCCTGATAGTAATGGCGACATTGATGAGATCAAGAGATACTTAGATGCGAGGTGGGTTACACCACCAGAGGCACTATGGAGGAAGTGA
- the LOC100839557 gene encoding uncharacterized protein LOC100839557: MEEQGAPAAGTPEPEPERAEKVVTLRPFDLADADDVITWASDPVVTASMPWASGPCPTRESLLAFLRDGDSAPPHPWVRAVCLGSVSGGGGAVVGAVAVTPTDDWCRAEIGVVLARARWSVGLAAAAMRRAVAEVFVDGGAPRGGTLEGVERVEAVVEARGGGGDASRRALEEAGFRREAVLRSYRAVEGQLRDMAIYSFISTDPLLLH, translated from the coding sequence ATGGAGGAGCAAGGAGCGCCTGCTGCCGGgacgccggagccggagccggagcgcGCGGAGAAGGTGGTGACACTCCGGCCGTTcgacctcgccgacgccgacgacgtgATTACGTGGGCATCGGACCCCGTGGTCACGGCCTCCATGCCATGGGCATCGGGCCCTTGCCCGACTCGTGAATCCCTGCTCGCGTTCCTCCGGGACGGGGacagcgcgccgccgcacccATGGGTCCGCGCCGTCTGCCTCGGCTccgtcagcggcggcgggggcgccgtGGTTGGCGCGGTGGCGGTGACGCCGACGGACGACTGGTGCCGGGCGGAGATCGGGGTCGTGCTGGCGCGCGCGCGCTGGAGCGTGGgcctggccgcggcggccatgaGGCGGGCGGTGGCCGAGGTCTTCGTCGATGGCGGCGCTCCTCGCGGCGGAACCCTGGAAGGCGTGGAGCGCGTGGAGGCGGTGGTCgaggcccgcggcggcggcggcgatgcgaGCCGGCGCGCGCTGGAGGAGGCCGGGTTCCGCCGCGAGGCCGTGCTGCGGAGCTACCGCGCCGTCGAGGGCCAACTCAGGGACATGGCCATCTACAGCTTCATCTCCACCGACCCACTACTCCtgcactga
- the LOC100831066 gene encoding glutamate dehydrogenase 1, mitochondrial, which translates to MNALAATSRNFKQAAKLLGLDSKLEKSLLIPFREIKVECTIPKDDGTLASYVGFRVQHDNARGPMKGGIRYHHEVDPDEVNALAQLMTWKTAVANIPYGGAKGGIGCSPGDLSISELERLTRVFTQKIHDLIGIHTDVPAPDMGTNAQTMAWMLDEYSKFHGYSPAVVTGKPVDLGGSLGRDAATGRGVLFATEALLAEHGKGIAGQRFVIQGFGNVGSWAAQLITEAGGKVIAISDVTGAIKNSNGLDIPELVKHSAEKRGIKGFAGGDAVDPSSLLIEDCDVLVPAALGGVINKDNANDIKAKYIIEAANHPTDPEADEILAKKGVLILPDILANSGGVTVSYFEWVQNIQGFMWDEEKVNRELRTYIARAFRDTKDMCRAHHCDLRMGAFTLGVNRVARATVLRGWEA; encoded by the exons aTGAATGCACTGGCAGCGACCAGCAGGAACTTCAAGCAGGCGGCCAAACTGCTGGGTCTGGACTCCAAGCTGGAGAAGAGCTTGCTCATCCCGTTCAGGGAGATCAAG GTTGAATGCACAATTCCGAAAGATGATGGGACATTAGCATCCTATGTGGGGTTCAGGGTGCAACATGACAATGCCAGGGGTCCTATGAAGGGTGGAATCAGATACCACCATGAG GTTGATCCTGACGAGGTCAATGCGTTGGCACAACTAATGACATGGAAAACGGCGGTGGCTAATATCCCATATGGAGGAGCTAAAGGTGGCATAGGATGCAGCCCTGGAGATCTGAGCATATCAGAGCTCGAGCGACTTACCCGAGTTTTCACCCAGAAAATCCACGACTTAATCGGCATCCACACCGATGTTCCGGCTCCTGATATGGGAACCAATGCGCAg ACAATGGCATGGATGCTGGATGAGTACTCCAAGTTTCATGGTTACTCGCCTGCTGTGGTGACAGGGAAGCCTGTT GACCTTGGAGGATCTCTGGGAAGAGATGCGGCTACTGGAAGGGGAGTTCTGTTTGCTACTGAAGCCTTACTAGCAGAGCATGGTAAAGGCATTGCAGGCCAGAGGTTTGTAATACAG GGATTCGGCAATGTTGGCTCCTGGGCTGCTCAACTGATCACTGAAGCGGGCGGCAAGGTGATCGCCATCAGTGATGTCACAGGAGCTATCAAGAACAGCAATGGCCTCGACATCCCCGAGCTAGTGAAGCACTCGGCAGAGAAGCGCGGGATCAAGGGCTTCGCCGGAGGCGACGCCGTCGACCCCAGCTCTCTTCTCATCGAAGACTGCGACGTCCTCGTCCCCGCAGCGCTGGGGGGAGTCATAAACAA GGACAATGCTAATGACATCAAAGCGAAGTACATCATCGAGGCCGCGAACCACCCGACAGACcctgaggctgacgag ATTCTGGCGAAGAAAGGTGTGCTGATCCTGCCGGACATCCTGGCGAACTCGGGCGGGGTGACGGTGAGCTACTTCGAGTGGGTGCAGAACATCCAGGGTTTCATGTGGGACGAGGAGAAGGTGAACCGGGAGCTGAGGACGTACATCGCCCGGGCCTTCAGGGACACCAAGGACATGTGCAGGGCGCACCACTGCGACCTCCGCATGGGCGCCTTCACCCTCGGCGTCAACCGCGTCGCCCGCGCCACCGTCCTCCGCGGCTGGGAAGCCTGA
- the LOC100828019 gene encoding 40S ribosomal protein S18 — protein sequence MSLIAGEEFQHILRLLNTNVDGKQKIMFALTSIKGVGRRFSNIVCKKADIDMNKRAGELTPEELDRLMHVVANPRQFKVPDWFLNRKKDYKDGRFSQVVSNALDMKLRDDLERLKKIRNHRGLRHYWGVRVRGQHTKTTGRRGKTVGVSKKR from the exons ATG TCTCTGATCGCGGGTGAGGAGTTCCAGCACATCCTGCGTCTGCTCAACACCAACGTCGATGGGAAGCAGAAGATCATGTTCGCGCTGACCTCCATCAAGGGTGTGGGCCGCCGCTTCTCCAACATCGTCTGCAAGAAGGCCGACATCGACATGAACAAGAG GGCTGGAGAGCTCACGCCGGAGGAGTTGGACCGGCTGATGCATGTGGTGGCCAACCCGCGCCAGTTCAAGGTCCCCGACTGGTTCCTTAACAGGAAGAAGGACTACAAGGACGGCAGGTTCTCCCAGGTCGTCTCCAACGCCCTCGACATGAAGCTCAGGGACGACCTCGAGAGGCTCAAGAAGATCAG GAACCATCGTGGTCTGCGTCACTACTGGGGTGTTCGTGTTCGTGGACAGCACACCAAGACTACTGGCAGGAGAGGAAAGACTGTTGGTGTCTCCAAGAAGCGATAA